The following DNA comes from Parachlamydia acanthamoebae.
CAATTCTTGTTTGAAGACACTCTCAATCGGAAACTTCAAGATATCTTCACAATGCACTTGCAGGGTCTGAGCGGGTGTTTGCAAACGAATCAGTGCTTCCGCTAACTGATTGTCTTTTTCCACAGCAATGACTTGAGCTCCTGTTTCAAGCAAGCATTCGGTAAGTGAGCCAGGGCCTGGGCCAATTTCAAGGATCACATCATCCGACGAGGCTGCGGCTGTCGCTGCGATTTTCCTGATAATGTTTCCATCGATTAAAAAATTTTGCGACAAGCCTTTCTTCGGTCGAATCCCCAAAGAATTCAAAAAAGCAAATAATTCATTTGGTTTATACAGCGGCATAAATCACAACTAGTTTAAAGAAAAGGGTTCAAAATCTGCAGGGAGTGTTTCACGTGCATTGATTTTATCGACGCCAAAATGGGCTCTTAGCCTTTCTAAATACGAAGCTGTTTCCTTGCTAATCGCTTCATCAGTCAAATAACTTTTAATCTCGTCTTTAACTTCATCAAACGGAGGTGCTCCTCCTGGATTCATCGAGTCCAAATAAAATAAACGATAGACAGTTGATTTCGTCGCGCGACTTTTTTGGGCTATAGGTTTGCTGTAATTACCGGGAGAAAGTGTCGCTAGAATTTGTTTATTCTCATCCGAGACTTCGTTTTCCATGTGGGAGAACTTGGTCGAAACGTTTACTTGAGCGATGTTATCGCCTAGCCATTTCTTCAGATTATCCTGCAGCGTTTCAATTTTGACTGGAGTTTTTTGGAGCTGTTGATAAATCTGATTGGCAATCTTTGCGCCTTTCTCGTCCTGCTCATCCCGAACAGAAATCATGTAATATGTCCATTCCTTGGGGCGAACGTTTTCTTTGGCATATTGCTCATAAGCCGTTTGAATGGCTTGCGGGGTGGCCTGCGCTTGTGCTTTGGTATTTACGCGATAGTAAAGCATACGGCGAATAATAATATCACCCTTGATTGAATTCCAAGCTTCATCGTAAGTAAGGCCGGCTCTATCGAGATTGTGAATAATGTCTGGACCAAATATTTCTTCCATCTCCTGTCGAACGTCGCCATTTGTCAAAGGAAGTTTCATCTCTTCCGCATCAGCCATGACCAGTTCTTTATCTATCAGATCCTGTAGAACATCGCTCCAGTTTGTTTGATAAAATTGAAGCCTTGCAGGGACTGAAGAGGCGTATTCAGGGAAATTGCGGTAAAAAACAATATCCATTTTTTTCATCACGTCCATGACTGTAATGATCTTTCCATTGGTAGTGGCAAGAACACGGTTATTCACATGAATTTTTTCTGGTTGACTTCTGAAAAGAGAAGGCTCTGCTGCTAGAGGAATGGTTGAAGAAAGTGCAGCAAAAGCAACAAGAAAATGGAGAACTTTTTTTGGAATCATCATATTAAGACAGCCATAATGTTAAGAACGATTAATTTTGAGAAATCATTATAAGCGAATAAAGCTTTATTGAGAAGTAGCGTCTTAAAGAAGGGAGAATTTTGTCCATTTAAAGAAAGAAATAGACGTAGGGTGTCTTATGGAATTTATTTTAATTTGTTTGAGTAAAAATAAATGATTATTTTAACTTGGCGGCATTCTTTTTCAAATTCGCGGTGACTGCAAAAAGGAATACTCAACCAAAAACTAGGGACTATTACAAAAAATAATAACGTGTTGATCGGAATATTGCTTGGATTTGGATCACAAAATTCTTTGCTAGGAAGCCGTTGCGATTTCATTGATAGTCTTTATTGGACCTCTGCAAAATGTCCCCAAAAAGCTTCGGTTTTTTTTGAATCATCAGATTTATTTTACTCATTTCAGGAAGACAATGATCTGTTTTCAAGCGTAGAGCAGTCAGCTGAACCCAGCCTAGGTTATAGAACATATGAAGACGAAGAAAAAGATCTTTCTCAAATATTAGGTGGAAGTTCAGATTCACTAGAAAATTATGCCCCACGCTTCATTTGTGGCATGGATCCTTCACTTGAAGAAAGTAAAAGCTTAATAAAAAGTTATGAGAATACACAAATAAATGTGCATAAGCTTTTGCAGTCTGAAAAATTTTTAGAAAAAGTTCTTGCTAGATATGGTTTTAAAGCCAATTGAATAAAAGATGAGAGTTTGGATATTTCTTTTTATGACTTTAACGAAGAAGAGAAGCTCTGTATGGCTCAATTGGTTGCTTCATGCTTATGGGAGCATCTTGAACAACCAATTCGTGAAAATTTAGATGCTTTTTTGGAAGGAATCAAAGAAGCAGAAGAGGCTTTGGTGGCACTATCCTCATATAAACAGTTTAAAAGGCGCATTGAAGACGCCTTATTTTGTGTAGAACAAAAATGGAAAGCGAAACAAGCTCTAAAAAAGAGGCTGATGCATTTTTTGAGACTCTTGCTAAACGACAGGAGTGCAAATCGATTGTTCCTCAAAAGCTTTACTACCAAACTTTAGAAGA
Coding sequences within:
- a CDS encoding peptidylprolyl isomerase; protein product: MMIPKKVLHFLVAFAALSSTIPLAAEPSLFRSQPEKIHVNNRVLATTNGKIITVMDVMKKMDIVFYRNFPEYASSVPARLQFYQTNWSDVLQDLIDKELVMADAEEMKLPLTNGDVRQEMEEIFGPDIIHNLDRAGLTYDEAWNSIKGDIIIRRMLYYRVNTKAQAQATPQAIQTAYEQYAKENVRPKEWTYYMISVRDEQDEKGAKIANQIYQQLQKTPVKIETLQDNLKKWLGDNIAQVNVSTKFSHMENEVSDENKQILATLSPGNYSKPIAQKSRATKSTVYRLFYLDSMNPGGAPPFDEVKDEIKSYLTDEAISKETASYLERLRAHFGVDKINARETLPADFEPFSLN